The uncultured Methanobrevibacter sp. DNA segment ACTTTAATTCTATACGATGGTACATGTGCACCATATCCTACGATTCCTACCATTAAATCACCTTAAATAATAATCTTAAACGACATTAAAAATTAATTTAATTATTAATATTATATTTTTATTATTATATAAAATTAACTAAAAAATAGCTATTTTTTAGACAAAATAAGAATTTTAAAAAAAGTATTTATTACTTGATGCAGTTGCCGGGATTCGAACCCGGGTTGTAGGCTTGGAAGGCCCAAGTAATAACCAGACTATACCACAACTGCATAAAAAAATGCGGCGTCCGGGATTTGAACCCGGGTCTCTAACGTGGCAGGCTAGAGTCTTAACCAGGCTGGACTAACACCGCATGAAAACTAACAACAAATAAACTTATGTTTTAATAATATATAAAGGTTTGCATTATATGTCAAAAATTTGTTTAAAAATTAATTTGAGCATTTAATAGACAGTTAAAAATACTCTAAAAAAGACAAAAAATTAAAACAATAAGAATTGTGTTTAAGCTTTATGAGCAATAACACAAATCCAATCGTTTTCATCATCGATATAAGATTTAAAATCTTTAAATCCTGCAGATTCAAGAGATTCCTTCAAAACATCTTCAGAATATATTTTCATGTCCAACAATTCCACCAGGTCATCATATTTATCCATCTGTCCTTCCCTGTATACAGCCTCATTGCAGATAAATATGAATCCGTCTTTTTTAAGAACCCTGTTTACTTCTTTAAGGTCATTGATGAAATCCGGCCAGAAATAAACTGTTTCAAAGCATGTTGCAATGTCGAATGTTTCATCATAAAACGGCATTTCAGAAACAGATCCCTGCAACACATTGACAATTCCATCATCAACAGCTTTCCGGTTAAGATCTATTGATTTTTCAACGCTTACATCAGAATAATCTATTCCTACAACCCTGCCGTTTTCGGATATCTGTGCTGCAAACCTTTCAATGTTTCTTCCGCCGCCACAACCGATATCCAGTATCTTGCTGTCCGGGCAAACTTTAAAATGGCTTACACCCCATTGGGCCATGCTTTCATGAGACTGGTTCATTCTGTCCAGTATCTGATGACCCAGTTCGCCTTCAGGTTTTCTTGCATTTCTGATAAGTTCCTTATCTTCAATATTGTGGCCAGTATTTACTTTACCGTTGTCACTCATAATATCACTTCTTCATTCCTTTACGTGTTTTAATAGCCTGTCCAGTTTCAAACTGTTCAATTTCACAGGCTCCTAAAAGAGATTTACCATAAGCAAGCAATTTATCATCTTCATTAACGATTAAAACTTCATCTTTTGTTCTTATATTTTCATCACATTCAGTAACGAATTTGCAGAATACACTTTTTCCATCAAGTGCAAATGGTTCTGAGTCCTTATTGACAACAACTCTGTTTTGCGGATAAGGCATTGCTGAGTGAAGTCTTTTTGCACCTTCTTTTGATAAAATCAGATAGGAATCTGATGCCCTCATATTGACAATCAATGTTTTTCCATCGTAGATATGTCTGATTTTACCTGTCTTTTTACTCTTTTCTATGTTAATATTGCCTTTAAAAAGTGCCTCACCTGCTCCAATACCGAATTGATAATCTGCAATGGCCTTGACTTTTTTAACATCATCTTTTTCATACCTTATTTCATCAGTTGAGATTTCATGTTCATCCAAATCCATATCCAAGTTTTTAACAACTCTTGAATGGATTAAAACCTGATCATAGTATTCAACAAATTCAGCTATGAAATCTTCCATGAATTCAATGCTGTCAACATCACGGGTTTTTGGAGCATCACTTTGACTTAACGGATAAACTTCATCAATTTCAAGAGGAATCAATCCGAATGGAACATCAAGAACCATAAAGTCAGTATTATCCAAATCAATTTCCTGTTTTTTGCCGAATATATAAAAATCACCCAGTTTTC contains these protein-coding regions:
- a CDS encoding class I SAM-dependent methyltransferase gives rise to the protein MSDNGKVNTGHNIEDKELIRNARKPEGELGHQILDRMNQSHESMAQWGVSHFKVCPDSKILDIGCGGGRNIERFAAQISENGRVVGIDYSDVSVEKSIDLNRKAVDDGIVNVLQGSVSEMPFYDETFDIATCFETVYFWPDFINDLKEVNRVLKKDGFIFICNEAVYREGQMDKYDDLVELLDMKIYSEDVLKESLESAGFKDFKSYIDDENDWICVIAHKA